AACCGGCGCTTTACATAAACGCCGTGCTGGCATTTTTTGCATTCAGTTGTATGGCATCCGCAATTTATGTTTGTAACGATCTGTTTGATCTGAACAGCGATCAGCACCACCCGCGCAAAAAATTCCGCCCGTTCGCCGCCGGGAATATCTCCGCCAATGGCGCAGTGATTTCATTTTTTATCATGCTGATTGCTTCGTTTGCCGTTGCCGGATTTTTACCGGCAGAATTTTCCAGGGTCCTGATTCTTTATCTCATTCTCAATGCGTGTTATTCGTGGCGCCTGAAACAGATCGCACTGCTTGATGTACTGCTGCTCGCATTTTTATATGTCCTGCGCATCATTGCCGGAACGGCGGCATACGGGGTTGAAACATCGCCGTGGCTGATTGCGTTTTCAATGTTCCTCTTTTTCAGTCTCGCGCTGATTAAACGCTATGCTGAACTGCGCGAATCAAATCCTGAAAAAGTAAAAAACCGCGGGCGCGGTTATCGTGCCGCCGATCTGCCGCTGCTGGCCGCCTTCGGCGCCGGCAGTGGAACTGTGGCGGTTTTAGTGCTCGCGCTCTACATCAACAGCGCCAAAGTCGTACAGTTTTATCCCAGTCCGGCGATACTCTGGCTGCTGTGTCCGGTTTTTTTCTACTGGGTTGCACGGCTGTGGTTGCTTGCCGGTCGCGGAGAAATACCGGACGATCCGCTTGAATTTTCAGTGCGCGACGTTCAAACCTGGATCATCGGCGCATTCAGCGCCGTCATTTTAATTTTGGGAAGCATTGCATGAATAGGAAAAAAGAGGAACCCTCAGCGGCGGAGTTTGCGATCCTGATTTGATTAACCAGCTGTTTAAAAACACAGCGACCTGGTAAAATTTTCAATCACGAGCACGATCTCCAGAATTTAAAATATGGCAAAACTCCGGGCTACAATTGCATGTTTTTTGCAGAATGACCTGCTGAAGCATTCGTCGCTCCTTTTTTCAGGAATGATGATTGTAAATCTGTGCAACCTCACGTTTCAAATGGCGGTGAGCCGGGCACTGCCGGATGCGGAATATGCACTGCTCGCCGCATTTCTCGGGATACTTGCCATCATCAGTTATCCGCTGGCAACACTCATCACCGGACTCGGTCATTACAGCAGCCTGCTTGCACAGGAAAACCGCGCCGGCGACATAAAACGGTTGACACGCAAATGGCTGGTGCTCACCGGAATTCCGGCGCTGCTGTCCGGCGCCGGAATTATTCTGTTTAATGAAACCATTTCCGGCTGGATGCACCTCGAACGTGCGGCGCCGGTTGTCATTGCCGGAATTACACTGCCGGCGCTGTTCTGGCTGCCGGTGCTCACAGGTGCGGCACAAGGACTTCAGCTGTTCGGCTGGGCATCCGCCGCGTCAATTTCCGGCGCAGTATTCCGTTTTCTGTTTGGTGCCGGGCTGGTGATCTTCTGGGTTCCGGCGTGCGGCTGGGCAATGGTCGGTCACGGCGCTGGACTTTATATTTCCGCCGGCGTGCTCATGGCTGCACTGCTGCTTGTTCTCCGGCGTGCGCCGGCAACGAACTCCGCATTACCGGGCATGCGCTTTTATCTGCTGCAAAGTTTCTTCATTCAAACCGCATTCGCCGTTTTAATGAATGCCGACGTAGTGCTCGTTAAACATTTTCTACCGGCAGAAACCGAATTTGCTTATGCCGCAACGCTCGGACGCACCGTAGCATTCATTCCGGCGGTGATTGCAGTAGCCATGTTTCCAAAAGTTGTGTCCGATAAACACGCCACCGCCGAACACCGGAAAATATTTTTGCAGTCATTCGGATATACTGCGCTGCTTGTTTCAGCCGCACTTATCGGCTGCTTGCTGTTCCCGCGCCTGCTGCTGCGCATTCTCTTTGGAATTCGCACGGCCTCGCCGTCTATCATTTTACTCACGCGCCTCATGGCCATCGCTATGTCTTTCTCTGCGCTAGTAAACACAATCATTCAGTTTCTACTGGCTCAGCGCCGGTTTTTTGCCGCACTGCCGGTACTGTTCTGCTGCGGTTCATACCTGCTCGCAGTGTATCTCTGGCACGATCACATAAATAATATCGCAGCTTTTTCTGCCGCGTTAAATGCCATCGCATTGATTACCGGACTGCGCGCAATATTCCGGTTAAGAGGGTTCGATGCTTAAAAAAATTGCAACGGAATCATCCTGTATCATTTCACACCTGAAAAATGTTTGGCAGTTGTTTTGAAAGCTGCCCTGTTTTAGCACCAAATATCAGGGGTTTTCAAAACGAGGGCTGAGAGCGCGAAACTTCACGAGATCCTGTTATTATTGATCGAAATCGACGTTACAATGGTGGGCCCGGCAGGACTTGAACCTGCGACCAAGAGATTATGAGTCTCCTGCTCTGACCAGCTGAGCTACGGGCCCGAATGGAAATCACGCTAATTGATGCATCAGTTTAAAGCAAGTTTCAATACGCATTGATCAACTGCTTTTTGGCAGGATTAGTTTAAAAGTGCCGCCCACTGCTCGATGGAAATGGATGCGGGGCGGAGTTCGGGATTGATTCCGGCAGCGGAAAGTTTTTCGAAATATTCCGGCGCGTTTTTGTGCAGGGTTGAACCGATTTGTTTTCGACGCTGCGTAAAGCAGAGTTTGATGATTTGTTTGAAGCGCGCGTAGTTATTAATTTCGGCGAGCGGTGAGGCGCGTTTTTCAAATTGCACAATGGAAGACCACACGTTCGGCGCCGGCATAAAACAGGTCGGGCTGACGCTTTTAATATTTTTCACGATGTACTTCAGCTGTGTCCAGATGGCGAGCGATCCGTATGGATCTTTCCCGGGCTGTGCGGTCAACCGGTCGGCGACTTCTTTCTGCACCATCAATACCATGCGTTCCGGCAGCGGTGCAGATTCCACTGCGTTAACGATAAACCGGCTGCCGACAGAATAGGGAAGGTTCGCCACAATTTTATTTACGCCGCCAGAAAATATTTTATTCAAATCAACATCGAGCACGTCGCGTTCAATCAGATTTAACGGCGGGAAATAGTGTTGCAGATGTGCAATCATTGCCG
The sequence above is drawn from the Kiritimatiellales bacterium genome and encodes:
- a CDS encoding UbiA family prenyltransferase — encoded protein: MNTACMMTEPNTSVPLCVDLDGTLVKTDTFVQALILLIRNRPAALFSFHRWMSGGPAAFKQRVAQEVEIDPAALPYHTGLLTFLQNERATGRELILTTASDMVPARAVAAQLGIFSDVMASDGKTNLKAGCKRTALAARFGEKNFDYAGNSGADIPVWNSAREIIAVNPDSSARRFLKNKPARMFEDRPPAFKCWIKALRVRQWIKNILVFVPMILAHRLTEPALYINAVLAFFAFSCMASAIYVCNDLFDLNSDQHHPRKKFRPFAAGNISANGAVISFFIMLIASFAVAGFLPAEFSRVLILYLILNACYSWRLKQIALLDVLLLAFLYVLRIIAGTAAYGVETSPWLIAFSMFLFFSLALIKRYAELRESNPEKVKNRGRGYRAADLPLLAAFGAGSGTVAVLVLALYINSAKVVQFYPSPAILWLLCPVFFYWVARLWLLAGRGEIPDDPLEFSVRDVQTWIIGAFSAVILILGSIA
- the rsmA gene encoding 16S rRNA (adenine(1518)-N(6)/adenine(1519)-N(6))-dimethyltransferase RsmA yields the protein MIPGKLTSPSVIRAHLDRLGHRPNKGLGQNYLIDANILNIIVDAAQISADDRLLEIGPGLGALTQALLKTGAPLTAIEKDPAMIAHLQHYFPPLNLIERDVLDVDLNKIFSGGVNKIVANLPYSVGSRFIVNAVESAPLPERMVLMVQKEVADRLTAQPGKDPYGSLAIWTQLKYIVKNIKSVSPTCFMPAPNVWSSIVQFEKRASPLAEINNYARFKQIIKLCFTQRRKQIGSTLHKNAPEYFEKLSAAGINPELRPASISIEQWAALLN